Proteins from a genomic interval of Stenotrophomonas maltophilia:
- the ntrC gene encoding nitrogen regulation protein NR(I) produces MSEPSSSPQRIWVVDDDRAVRFVLCTALREAGYQVVDFDSAAPALQALNEGPPPALLFTDVRMPGDDGLVLLDKLKAALPQLPVVVMSAYTDVASTAGAFRGGAHEFLSKPFDLDDAVALAQRVLPAVAPALAASSPAAETPSDQPPQLVGDTPPMRALFRAIGRLAQAPLAVLITGETGTGKELVANALHRESPRAHGPFVALNTAAIPAELLESELFGHEAGAFTGAQRRHIGRFEQADGGTLFLDEIGDMPLPLQTRLLRVLAQGEFFRVGGRELIRVDVRVIAATHQDLEGLVAQGKFRADLLHRLDVVRLQLPPLRERREDIAQLASTFLAAAARKLDTPPKRLTAAALQALREHDWPGNVRELENVCWRMAALAAADTIGVADVDTALNRTRGRRSSTTSADPGQWEALLAEWARRQLAEGVEGLHAQVRERVDHALLEAALQITHGRRAEAAARLGLGRNTLTRKLGAGRRRGGH; encoded by the coding sequence ATGTCTGAGCCTTCTTCGTCCCCGCAGCGAATCTGGGTGGTCGATGACGATCGTGCCGTGCGCTTCGTGCTGTGCACCGCGCTGCGCGAGGCGGGCTACCAGGTCGTCGATTTCGACAGCGCTGCGCCCGCGTTGCAGGCGTTGAACGAAGGCCCGCCGCCGGCGCTGCTGTTCACCGATGTGCGCATGCCCGGCGACGACGGCCTGGTGCTGCTGGACAAGCTCAAGGCCGCATTGCCGCAGCTGCCGGTGGTGGTGATGTCGGCCTATACCGATGTGGCCAGCACCGCCGGTGCGTTCCGTGGTGGTGCGCATGAGTTCCTGTCCAAGCCGTTCGACCTGGACGATGCCGTGGCGCTGGCGCAGCGTGTGCTGCCGGCGGTGGCGCCCGCGCTGGCCGCGTCCAGCCCCGCCGCCGAAACGCCCAGCGACCAGCCGCCGCAACTGGTGGGTGATACGCCGCCGATGCGCGCGCTGTTCCGCGCCATCGGCCGCCTGGCGCAGGCACCACTGGCGGTGCTGATCACCGGCGAGACCGGTACCGGCAAGGAACTGGTGGCGAATGCGCTGCATCGCGAATCACCACGCGCGCACGGTCCGTTCGTTGCACTCAACACTGCCGCAATCCCGGCCGAGCTGCTGGAAAGCGAGCTGTTCGGCCACGAGGCCGGCGCCTTCACCGGTGCGCAGCGCCGCCATATCGGCCGCTTCGAGCAGGCCGATGGCGGCACGCTGTTCCTGGATGAGATCGGCGACATGCCGCTGCCGTTGCAGACCCGCCTGCTGCGCGTGCTGGCGCAGGGCGAGTTCTTCCGTGTCGGTGGCCGTGAACTGATCCGCGTCGATGTGCGCGTGATCGCCGCCACCCACCAGGATCTGGAAGGTCTGGTTGCACAGGGGAAGTTCCGCGCCGACCTGCTGCATCGCCTGGATGTGGTGCGCCTGCAGCTGCCGCCGCTGCGCGAGCGCCGCGAGGACATCGCGCAACTGGCCAGCACCTTCCTGGCCGCCGCCGCGCGCAAGCTGGACACGCCACCGAAGCGCCTGACCGCTGCCGCCCTGCAGGCGCTGCGCGAACACGACTGGCCGGGCAACGTGCGCGAACTGGAAAACGTGTGCTGGCGGATGGCGGCGTTGGCCGCCGCCGACACCATCGGCGTGGCCGACGTCGATACCGCGCTCAACCGTACGCGCGGTCGCCGCAGCAGCACCACCAGCGCCGATCCGGGGCAGTGGGAAGCGCTGCTGGCCGAATGGGCACGCCGTCAGCTGGCCGAAGGCGTGGAAGGGCTGCACGCGCAGGTGCGCGAGCGGGTCGACCATGCCCTGCTGGAGGCCGCGCTGCAGATCACCCACGGCCGCCGTGCCGAAGCCGCGGCCCGCCTGGGCCTGGGCCGCAATACCCTTACCCGCAAGCTGGGCGCCGGGCGCCGCCGCGGGGGCCATTGA